The region AGTTGCTCTATAAGTCAATAATATCGCCAGTGGACTAAGAATAAAGGAAGACATCCAAGCGCCCATAAAAGGAGATAATCCGTTTTCTTGGGCAATTCTTTTTCCAAAAGTATTGATGAAATGAAAAGCAATAAAAATAAGTACGGCAAAAACAATCGGAAGTCCAAGACCGCCTTTTCTAATGATTGCACCAAGAGGCGCTCCAATGAAGAACATTAAAAAACAAGCAAAGGCAATTACAAATTTATCATAAAAAGCCAATAAGTGATTGTTGATGTTTTTCTGCTTGTTCAATAAATTGACCTTAGTACTTTCGATGGAATAACCGGTACTGACCACATTACTGTTGGCCATTTTTAGGATTTCAGACTTCTGTTCATTGGAGTACAAGGACAAAAGATTATTAGGAAGCGTTTTCTTCTTTTGTTTTTCTTCTTGTACACGAGCAACTGTATTGGTTATCCCTGTTCTTAGATTGATATTTTCCGAATAGGAGATGATCTCTGTTTTTAAATTTTTGCTTAATGAATCTAAGGTGTAGTTTAGTTCATTGGCAGTAAGCATAGTATTGGTGTTGCTAATGTCAGTATCATCAACCGTACTTGCATTTAATTGCGACAAGTCAATATTGATGGTGTATTTTTTGAAAGAGCTCTTGGCAAAAGGTAATTTGGCTCTGTCAGTATATTTCTTTGGAACAATATCCTCATAGTAATTACCGTCATTAAGGACTAATTGCAGGATACTTGATTTTTCGCTACTGATTAATTCGCCATCTTTGGCTTTAATGACTGTTTTACTGCCATCACCTATATTGGATTTTTTATGAATGGTTATGCCTGTAAGGATGTTTCCATTGTCTCCTGATTTTTTATTGACTTTGATATTATAAGCGCCTACATCACTAAATTGTCCTTCGGCTATGGCCAATGCTGGTTTTACTTGTGCAATATTTTTTCTAAAGTTGATGAACTTATATTCAGCATAAGGAATCACATTATTGGCAAATAAAAAGGCAACAAAACTTAACAAGAAGATGAATATCGTAAGACTTCTCATTGATCTTTGCAATGATATTCCAGAAGATTTCATTGCAGCAAACTCGTAGTTTTCGGCCAGATTGCCAAAAGTCATAATGGAAGCCAGTAATATCGATAAGGGCAGTACTAAGGGTATAATTCGAGGCATCGAAAACAGCAGGAACTTAATAATCATGAAGATATCCAGATCCTTGCCTGCCAGTTCTGCAATGAACAACCAAATGGTTTGAAGTATGAATATAAAAAACAAGATTACAAATACCGTAGTAAATGTAATCAGGAATGTTTTTAATAAGTATTTGTCAAGAATTTTCACCTAGGGATTAATCTAATTTATTGATGTAATAATTTGGATATTTACTTTCGGCAAAGGTAAATTGATTTTTTGATAAAGGTTGGTTGGTTTTAAAAGAATTAACGGTTAAAGTTGTTTTTGTTCCTTTTTTACCTACTTCAATCAAATTGTAGATGTGTTTGGTTTGTATATCGATTCCCAATTGGATCTCTTTTCTTTGATCCCTATTGTTTGTTGGGATCAGTTTTATATATTGAATTTTTCTTCCTTTGATATTTTGTAAATCAGCCATAGTATAACGGTATCCACTATTAAAAAAAGTCAACATCTTTGATGGCGTAATGGCATTGTCGTCTTTTTCGTTAAAACTAGAGATGGTGATTTCTTCATCTTCAGGGACAATAGTATAGGTTTTCTTTCCGTCAAAAATTTTAGTAATTCCCATGAAATTCAAAACATATTGATTGTTTTTCATCGTTACATTTCCTTTACTGTCCTGATTAATGTTTTCTTTGGAATTATTCAAGGAATATTTGAAATCGATTACAATATTGTCATAGCTTTTTACTTTTGAAGTTACCTGATCTAAAAGCTCTTTTGCTTTTTTGTCTTGGGCTTGTATCGAAAAGCTAAAAAGTAAAATAAATGCAATCTGAATAATTTTGTTCATGGTATTAATTATTTTGTTCGTTGTTGAAAAATTGATCAAGAGAGCTCATGTCTAGGATGTTTACGCTTCTTGCCTTGCTTCCTTCAAAGGGTCCTACAATTCCGGCTGCTTCAAGTTGGTCAATCAATCGACCGGCTCTGTTGTAGCCTAACTTCAGTTTTCTTTGCAACAATGATGCCGAACCTTGCTGGGCATTGACAATAATTTCTGCAGCTTCTCTAAACAGGGTATCTCTTTCGGAAATATCCATATCAAGATTGATGCCACTATCTTCTCCTACAAATTCTGGAAGCAGGTAAGCTGTTGCGTATGCTTTTTGGGAACCAATAAAATCAGTGATTTTCTCCACTTCGGGTGTGTCTATAAACGCACATTGTACGCGTACGACATCGTTACCGTTGGTATAAAGTAAATCTCCGCGTCCAATCAATTGATCCGCACCTTGGGTGTCCAAAATGGTTCTGGAATCAATTTTGGAGGTAACTCTAAAAGCGATTCTGGCTGGGAAGTTGGCCTTTATCAAACCGGTAATTACGTTTACCGAAGGTCGTTGTGTGGCAATAATCAAATGAATTCCAATAGCACGCGCTAATTGAGCCAAGCGGGCAATAGGAATTTCAACTTCTTTTCCTGCAGTCATAATCAAATCGGCAAACTCATCGACAACTAATATGATATAAGGAAGAAAACGATGTCCATTTTCAGGATTCAGCTTTCTGGATTTAAATTTATCGTTGTATTCTTTTATGTTTCGAACCATCGCATCTTTCAATAGTGAATAACGATTATCCATTTCCACACAAAGTGAATTCAAAGTGTTCACCACCTTAGCATTATCAGTGATAATGGCGTCTTCGGTATCAGGTAGTTTGGCCAGATAATGTCTTTCAATCTTATTGAAGAGTGTCAATTCTACTTTTTTAGGATCGACCAATACAAATTTGACTTCGGCAGGGTGTTTTTTGTATAAAAGTGAAGTCAAAACGGCATTCAAACCAACTGATTTTCCTTGTCCGGTAGCACCCGCCATCAAAAGGTGAGGCATTTTGGCTAAATCTACCACAAAAGTTTCGTTCGAAATCGTTTTTCCAAGGGCAATTGGAAGCTCCATTTCGGCTTCTTGAAATTTGGCTGATCCAATAACACTTTTCATCGAAACCATTGTAGGATTCTTGTTAGGCACCTCGATTCCTATGGTTCCTTTTCCAGGAATAGGAGCGATAATACGAATTCCTAATGCCGAAAGCGATAAAGCAATATCGTCTTCTAAGCTCTTAATTTTAGAGATACGAATTCCAGCTTCGGGAACAATTTCATATAAGGTAACCGATGGTCCAACGGTTGCTTTTATTTGTGCAATCTCAATTTTATAATTGCGAAGCGTATCTACAATTTTGTTTTTATTTTCTTCTAATTCCTCTTGGTTGATCGTAATTCCGCCAGTTGAATATTCTTTTAATAAATCAATTGTAGGATATTTATAATTGGATAAATCCAAAGTAGGATCGAATAATCCAAAATCAGAAACTAATCTGGAAGCTAGATTTTCTTCAATAATATCTTCTTCCTGAGCTGTTTCAATCACGAAAGAATCCAAAGGATTTACTGTGTCATTGTTAAAAGGAGGAGGGACAATAATAGGTTTTGTAATAGGATCCAAATTGATTTCGGAAGAATGCGAGATAGTAGGTTTCAAAGATTCTTTGTTAATCTCAAATTGGGAAATCTTTGGTTTTAAAACAATATCTTCGAGTTCGTTTTGTTCGGCAACAGCAAATTCTTCCAAATTATAAGCGCCTTCGTTTTTGCTCATCGCAAGGGAACTCAAGTCTGTTTTAATGTCTTTTTTGGTATTTTCAAAGAAAGATTGGACTTTTTCAGGAGATAATTTGAGTTTAAAAATAAGATAAACAACCAAACCAAAAACCAGTGTCAAAAGCGTACCTGTTTTTCCGATATAATCCTGTAAAAATAAATTGAGTTCATATCCTACAACTCCTCCTAATTCTGGTAAGGAAGTGGCAAAAAAACCAAATAAAACCGATAGGATAATGATGGCAAATAAGTCCCAAAACCAAATCCCTTTCAACTTTTTTGAGGAAAGATTCAGAATTAAAAAGATTCCTGTTAAGAAAAACAAACGAACAAATAGGAAAGAGGCCAAGCCGAAACCGTTGTGTACAATTAAATCGGCCAAAAAAGCACCAAATTTCCCAAGCCAGTTTTGAACTGTTTCGGTTCTGTTTGTCAATTCGGCTACGGCACTTTGATCCACTTGTCCGTGAATATAAAATGAAATAAAGGCAATTGCTAAAGCAATAGAAAACAATACCAAAAGACAGCCCAAGACAATCTTGTGCTGTTTTGTTATTTCCCAAGGTTTGCTAGCATCAGATTCGGACCTGTCTTTTTTTTGTAGAGGTTCTTTTTTTGTAGTTTTGGCCATTCTAAATTGTTATAGTACCTAAAATAAAATTGGTATATAAATGATTAAACCGATTGCGATTGCCGTCATTGCAGCAAAGAAAACAGCTCCTGCTGCAATATCTTTTATGAATCCAATTCTTTCATGATAATTTGGATGGATAAAATCAGCGATTTTTTCTACAGCAGTATTCAAGCCTTCTATACTTACCACTAATCCTATTGCTAGGGTTTGAAAAAGCCATTCTGTCTTGGAAATACCAAAATAGAAACCGGCAATGGTCATCAATATTCCTATTGAAAATTGAACCATAACGCTATGTTCAGTCGTAATCAATTTTATAGCTCCTTGAAGTGCATAGGTCATGCTTTTCATTCTTCCGGTAACGAAGCTGTTGTCTTTTTGAAATTCCATTAAAGAGGTATTATAGTACTGCTAATGCAGCTTCGTAGTTAGGTTCATTAGCAATTTCAGCAACTTGTTCCGTATGAGTAATTACTCCGTTTTCGTCCACAATTATGATTGCTCTGGAATGTAATCCTGTCAATGGTCCGTCAGTGATTTCTAATCCATTTGCTTTACCAAAACTACCTTCTTGGAAGTCAGATAAGTTGATTACATTTTCAATTCCTTCGGCACCACAAAAACGCTTTTGAGCAAATGGCAAATCTCTGGAGATACATAAAACGGCAGTATTCTCTAAGTTAGCTGCAGTCTCATTAAATTTTCTGACAGAGGTAGCACAAGTTCCAGTGTCGATGCTTGGGAAGATATTTAAAATCAGTCTTTTTCCTGTAAAATCATTCATTGTAGCAATTGAAAGATCGCTGTTTACTAATTTAAAATCAGATAGTTTAGTTCCTACTTTTGGTAATTCTCCTGAAGTGTTTATTGGATTTCCTCCTAATGTTATTGAAGCCATAATTTATTTTTTTAATGAGGTTCAAAAGTATGAAAATTATTTAAGAATAATAGGGATGGTTTTGAGATTTTAGAACAATAGGAAAAGGACAGTCTAATGCAGGGGCGAAAAAAAAACGTCCTTATTTCTAAGCACGTTTCTTTAGTAGTTTAATTGGGTGAAGATTTCTATTTATCAATTGAGCCCAAAACTCTTTTCATAAAAGTATTTAATGCTTCTTTTTTATCTGTTCCGTTTTTGACCAATTTGTGAACTTCTAATGCACCATACATATTAGAAATCAGCTCGCCTATAACATCCAGTTCTTCATCTTTCAAAGAGGGAATTTCTGTCATTGCTTCCAGAACTTCAATGGTTTCTATGATATAATCCTGATCGTTTTCTTCTATAAACTGCGTTAGATGCTTTATTACGGGTAATTTCATTTTAGATTTTTTAGATTGTTTGACGTTTTAGATTTTTAGACTTTCTTGAAAATTTAGACAAGCTCTAAGAAGTCTAAAATACTAAGGAGTCTAACTTATCTAATTAGGCTATTTCGCTTACTAATTCGGCCAAAACCTCGGCTTTGTTTGTTTGGGTTTCGTTTACTAATTTTCCATTTACAAAAGTGGCAAAAGTGGGTAAATTACTAACATTAGCTAACTTTCTTGATTCAGGTGAATTTTCAGCATCAACAAGCACAAAAGTAATCGCATCGTTTTCTGAAGCCAATTTTTTGAATTTTGGTTTCATAATGCGACAATTTCCACACCAGGAGGCCGAAAATTGAACCACAACTTTTTGGTTTTCAGTGATTAAATCAGCTAATTTATCTTCGTTTAAATCGATTAACATAATTTATAATTTTTAAAGTTTAAGGTAAAAATAATGGCAATTAAATACACCCAAAGTGCTTTAATTGCCATTAGGAGGATGTTTTTTATTAGTTTAAGCTCAAATATGCAGCAGTACTTTTTCTGTCAGCACTCATTGCTTCTTTACCAGCTTCCCAGTTAGCAGGACATACTTCACCTTTTTCTTGAATGTGAGTGTAAGCGTCAACCATACGTAAGTATTCGTTTACGTTACGACCAAGAGGCATATCATTTACACTTTCGTGGAAAATTTTACCAGTTTCATCAATTAAATAAGTCGCTCTGAAAGTAACATTAGATCCTTCAACAATTACTGAATCAGTTTCTTCACTGTATTCTGTTGAATCGATATCAAGAATACCTAAGATGTTCGATAAGTTTCTGTTAGTATCGGCAAGAATTGGGTAAGTTACTCCTTCAATTCCACCATTGTTTTTTGGTGTGTTTAACCATGCAAAATGCACTTCGTTGGTATCACAAGAAGCACCAATTACGATTGTGTTTCTTTTTTCAAATTCCGGCAAAGCTGCTTGAAAAGCGTGAAGTTCAGTTGGACAAACAAAAGTAAAATCTTTTGGGTACCAAAACAAAAGTACTTTTTTGTTGTTTTTTGTAGCTTCTTCAAAGATGTTGATTTTCAAATTATCGCCCATTTCTGAGATGGCGTCAACTGCAATGCTTGGGAATTTTTTTCCTACTAATGACATATTATTTATTTTAGATTAATTTTTTAATTCTGCTGCAAAAATAAGACAAACAGAAGGGTTATAGCAATAAGATTTGATTGTAAAATTTTATCAGATAATAAGTTTTAGCTATCATGTTGCAACTAAGCCATAATAAAATATTATAAGTTGCTGATAATTACCGGAAGTGTTCCTTTACATTCAGAATTGTCCAGCAATTGCTGGGCGGCGCTTTCTTGAAATTCTGTAAAATCTTGGTATATTTGCACGATTCCTAAAGCCGATTTTAGGTTTGGAATTATTTGTAAGGCATAAGGATTTCCAAATACGTATAAAATACAACTTTTAGTACTAAATATATTTTTCAAAAATTCCAAAATTTCCTCTTCAATGTCAAAATTATTCAATGGCTTTGCCTTTGGAACGAATAGAGAAATTAGTAAAGTATCATAATCGGTCAGGCTTTTTTCTATGCTATCGATTGAATCGATTTCGTCCATTTCAATTGCAAATTCTGCGGAAAGAATCGTTTTATTTAAGGTTTCGAAAAAAGGATTATCGATGTTTTTATAAAGACTCACTTTGGCTAGCGCTCCTTTTTTGGATGCATCCAAAATGACTGTGCTATTGTTATTGTCTCTTATTTTTGTGATCGAATTTTGGGCAATCTTACGATTCAAATCGGATGCAGCTTCAAAATTTAAATTTCCTTTTGGTTGGTTGTCAACTAAAATTCCCGCTTTTTGCTTGCATTTCATTAAACGCTTGTAACTAGCTTCAATACGCTCCGGTGTGGCGTTTTCGAGGATTTCCTGAATGCCTTCTTCAACATTTTCGGCAAAACACAATACATCGTTTCCTGCATTGAAAGCTTGCCATTCGAGCTGGCCTTTTTGGTCATACAATTTGGAAACGCTATGCATATTCAAAGCATCCGAAATCACTAATCCATCATAATGTAATTGCTCGCGCAAAAGCGTTTCAATTACCGATTTTGATAAGGTTGCCGAGGTATTTTTGCCATCATTTAAGGCAGGAACAGCTAAATGTCCAATCATAATCGAGTCAACATCGTTTTCTATTCCTTTGATAAAAGGATACAATTCATTTTCGAGTAATTGATCTAATGTTTCTTCCAAAATAGGTAAACCCAGATGTGAATCGACATTGGTGTTTCCGTGTCCGGGAAAATGCTTGAGACAGCCTAAAACTCCCACATCGTTCATACCTCTTAAATATTCAAGAGTAAAACGCGCCACTTTTTCTTTATTTTCGCCAAAAGAGCGGTAGCCAATTACCGGATTATTCGGGTTGTTGTTGATATCTGCTAATGGTGCCAAATTGTAATGAATTCCTGCTGATTTTAGATCTAAGCCAATTTGTTTTCCTACTTCGTAAACTAAATGAGATTCGCTCTCCGGCAAAGCACCAAGAGTGATTGCATAGGGATATTGCGGTGTTTTTTCGACACGCATGGCTAAACCCCATTCGGCATCGATACTCATTAAAAGTGGAGTAGTAGCACATTTCTGATAACGAATTACAAGTTCTTTCAAACGTTCATAGCTGTCGTCGTTGAAAACAATTTTCTTTTTGGTCTCATAATTGGTGGCTGCGCTGGCTCTGCTGTGAAAAAAGGTAAGCCCGCCAATATTATGTTCCTTGATTAATCGCTCTGTTGCTTGAATATTTTCTTCGGTATCGTTTATGAAAACGGCGGGAAAAAAGAATTGTCCTATTTTTTGTTCTAATGTCATTCTTAAACTGTTATTATTTTAAACCGGCTTTTTTTCATCGTCTGTTTTTTTTCCAAAATCATAAGGGAAAATCAAAAAGCGAGACAATATCAGCCCTGGAATCGTTGCCAAAAATACCCAGATAAAGAAGTTTCCGTAACCCAGATATTCTTGAATATAACCACTAATCATTCCGGGAAGCATCATGCCTAAAGCCATGAATCCCGTTGCAATAGAGTAGTGGGAGGTTTTTGATTCGCCATCAGCCACATAAATCAAATACATCATAAAGGCCGCAAAGCCAAAACCGTAACCAAACTGTTCGGCAATAACAGTTGCATAAACGTAATAAACGGAGGATGGATGAAAATGCGCTAATAAAATAAATCCAATTATAGGTAAGTGCATGGCTAAAATCATGGGTAACATCCATTTACCAAGTCCGTCTCTAGAGATGACAATTCCGCCAATTATTCCGCCAACAGTTAAAGCAATCACTCCGAAAGTTCCATAGATTATACCAACATCTTGGGTGGTCAAACCTAATCCGCCAACGCCTTTATCGTCAATTAAAA is a window of Flavobacterium acetivorans DNA encoding:
- a CDS encoding LptF/LptG family permease; the protein is MKILDKYLLKTFLITFTTVFVILFFIFILQTIWLFIAELAGKDLDIFMIIKFLLFSMPRIIPLVLPLSILLASIMTFGNLAENYEFAAMKSSGISLQRSMRSLTIFIFLLSFVAFLFANNVIPYAEYKFINFRKNIAQVKPALAIAEGQFSDVGAYNIKVNKKSGDNGNILTGITIHKKSNIGDGSKTVIKAKDGELISSEKSSILQLVLNDGNYYEDIVPKKYTDRAKLPFAKSSFKKYTINIDLSQLNASTVDDTDISNTNTMLTANELNYTLDSLSKNLKTEIISYSENINLRTGITNTVARVQEEKQKKKTLPNNLLSLYSNEQKSEILKMANSNVVSTGYSIESTKVNLLNKQKNINNHLLAFYDKFVIAFACFLMFFIGAPLGAIIRKGGLGLPIVFAVLIFIAFHFINTFGKRIAQENGLSPFMGAWMSSFILSPLAILLTYRATNDIGLINMDVILAPFQKLFQKLFPSQK
- a CDS encoding LolA family protein; its protein translation is MNKIIQIAFILLFSFSIQAQDKKAKELLDQVTSKVKSYDNIVIDFKYSLNNSKENINQDSKGNVTMKNNQYVLNFMGITKIFDGKKTYTIVPEDEEITISSFNEKDDNAITPSKMLTFFNSGYRYTMADLQNIKGRKIQYIKLIPTNNRDQRKEIQLGIDIQTKHIYNLIEVGKKGTKTTLTVNSFKTNQPLSKNQFTFAESKYPNYYINKLD
- a CDS encoding DNA translocase FtsK — protein: MAKTTKKEPLQKKDRSESDASKPWEITKQHKIVLGCLLVLFSIALAIAFISFYIHGQVDQSAVAELTNRTETVQNWLGKFGAFLADLIVHNGFGLASFLFVRLFFLTGIFLILNLSSKKLKGIWFWDLFAIIILSVLFGFFATSLPELGGVVGYELNLFLQDYIGKTGTLLTLVFGLVVYLIFKLKLSPEKVQSFFENTKKDIKTDLSSLAMSKNEGAYNLEEFAVAEQNELEDIVLKPKISQFEINKESLKPTISHSSEINLDPITKPIIVPPPFNNDTVNPLDSFVIETAQEEDIIEENLASRLVSDFGLFDPTLDLSNYKYPTIDLLKEYSTGGITINQEELEENKNKIVDTLRNYKIEIAQIKATVGPSVTLYEIVPEAGIRISKIKSLEDDIALSLSALGIRIIAPIPGKGTIGIEVPNKNPTMVSMKSVIGSAKFQEAEMELPIALGKTISNETFVVDLAKMPHLLMAGATGQGKSVGLNAVLTSLLYKKHPAEVKFVLVDPKKVELTLFNKIERHYLAKLPDTEDAIITDNAKVVNTLNSLCVEMDNRYSLLKDAMVRNIKEYNDKFKSRKLNPENGHRFLPYIILVVDEFADLIMTAGKEVEIPIARLAQLARAIGIHLIIATQRPSVNVITGLIKANFPARIAFRVTSKIDSRTILDTQGADQLIGRGDLLYTNGNDVVRVQCAFIDTPEVEKITDFIGSQKAYATAYLLPEFVGEDSGINLDMDISERDTLFREAAEIIVNAQQGSASLLQRKLKLGYNRAGRLIDQLEAAGIVGPFEGSKARSVNILDMSSLDQFFNNEQNN
- a CDS encoding diacylglycerol kinase family protein, whose amino-acid sequence is MEFQKDNSFVTGRMKSMTYALQGAIKLITTEHSVMVQFSIGILMTIAGFYFGISKTEWLFQTLAIGLVVSIEGLNTAVEKIADFIHPNYHERIGFIKDIAAGAVFFAAMTAIAIGLIIYIPILF
- the tpx gene encoding thiol peroxidase, with translation MASITLGGNPINTSGELPKVGTKLSDFKLVNSDLSIATMNDFTGKRLILNIFPSIDTGTCATSVRKFNETAANLENTAVLCISRDLPFAQKRFCGAEGIENVINLSDFQEGSFGKANGLEITDGPLTGLHSRAIIIVDENGVITHTEQVAEIANEPNYEAALAVL
- a CDS encoding DUF6952 family protein, which codes for MKLPVIKHLTQFIEENDQDYIIETIEVLEAMTEIPSLKDEELDVIGELISNMYGALEVHKLVKNGTDKKEALNTFMKRVLGSIDK
- a CDS encoding thioredoxin family protein, with the protein product MLIDLNEDKLADLITENQKVVVQFSASWCGNCRIMKPKFKKLASENDAITFVLVDAENSPESRKLANVSNLPTFATFVNGKLVNETQTNKAEVLAELVSEIA
- a CDS encoding peroxiredoxin; translation: MSLVGKKFPSIAVDAISEMGDNLKINIFEEATKNNKKVLLFWYPKDFTFVCPTELHAFQAALPEFEKRNTIVIGASCDTNEVHFAWLNTPKNNGGIEGVTYPILADTNRNLSNILGILDIDSTEYSEETDSVIVEGSNVTFRATYLIDETGKIFHESVNDMPLGRNVNEYLRMVDAYTHIQEKGEVCPANWEAGKEAMSADRKSTAAYLSLN
- a CDS encoding glycoside hydrolase family 3 protein, producing MTLEQKIGQFFFPAVFINDTEENIQATERLIKEHNIGGLTFFHSRASAATNYETKKKIVFNDDSYERLKELVIRYQKCATTPLLMSIDAEWGLAMRVEKTPQYPYAITLGALPESESHLVYEVGKQIGLDLKSAGIHYNLAPLADINNNPNNPVIGYRSFGENKEKVARFTLEYLRGMNDVGVLGCLKHFPGHGNTNVDSHLGLPILEETLDQLLENELYPFIKGIENDVDSIMIGHLAVPALNDGKNTSATLSKSVIETLLREQLHYDGLVISDALNMHSVSKLYDQKGQLEWQAFNAGNDVLCFAENVEEGIQEILENATPERIEASYKRLMKCKQKAGILVDNQPKGNLNFEAASDLNRKIAQNSITKIRDNNNSTVILDASKKGALAKVSLYKNIDNPFFETLNKTILSAEFAIEMDEIDSIDSIEKSLTDYDTLLISLFVPKAKPLNNFDIEEEILEFLKNIFSTKSCILYVFGNPYALQIIPNLKSALGIVQIYQDFTEFQESAAQQLLDNSECKGTLPVIISNL